In the Hylaeus volcanicus isolate JK05 chromosome 1, UHH_iyHylVolc1.0_haploid, whole genome shotgun sequence genome, one interval contains:
- the LOC128882216 gene encoding lipase member H, protein MAVSVVRYLLLVTLAFLQYHDVSAETKTFKDLFNSTSCAKPPYECPHPQIQFYLYTRDTQKKPLRLDVRRFDSLHYSRFNRSHPTKIIIHGFGGGRNLIPSPDLRKAYFTRGNYNIIIVDYGALVREPCLSQIQWGPDFCSRCIAQLVRYLRDHPRGTRVENIHVLGYSVGAHIAGLIANYLPDDRLGRITGLDPTIFFYMNGNRSMDLDETDAHFVDVIHTGAGILGQWGPTGHADFYVNGGSSQPGCATTSLLQTLSCDHTKVTPYYIESITTKVGFWAAPCGNLFSYLIGWCKPKLDEYILMGEDAPHTARGIYYLSTNAHKPYARGLPAKSQQTTNRKRSSYRQY, encoded by the exons ATGGCGGTCAGTGTCGTGAGATACCTGCTACTCGTCACCCTGGCCTTTCTGCAATACC ACGATGTAAGCGCGGAGACGAAGACGTTCAAGGACCTGTTTAACAGTACATCCTGCGCTAAGCCACCCTACGAGTGTCCCCATCCGCAgatccaattttatttgtacacaaG AGACACGCAAAAGAAACCTTTACGCTTAGACGTTCGAAGGTTCGACTCCCTTCACTATTCCAGATTTAACAGGTCGCATCCCACTAAAATCATTATACACGGTTTTGGTGGCGGAAGGAATCTGATACCTAGTCCAGACCTTCGAAAAG CGTATTTCACGCGAGgcaattacaatataataatcgTCGATTACGGTGCGTTGGTACGCGAGCCCTGTCTATCGCAGATACAATGGGGTCCAGATTTCTGTTCACGATGTATTGCTCAATTGGTAAGGTACTTGAGGGATCATCCTCGGGGTACGAGGGTGGAGAATATACACGTGCTTGGGTACAGCGTGGGTGCCCATATAGCCGGGCTGATTGCGAATTATTTGCCCGATGACAGACTTGGAAGGATCACAG GACTCGATCCGACGATATTTTTCTACATGAATGGAAACCGATCGATGGATCTGGACGAGACGGATGCTCACTTCGTCGACGTGATCCACACCGGTGCTGGCATTTTGGGCCAATGGGGGCCAACGGGACACGCGGATTTCTACGTAAACGGAGGCTCCAGTCAGCCCGGATGCGCGACGACTTCCTTGCTCC AGACCCTGTCGTGCGACCACACAAAGGTAACGCCTTATTACATAGAGTCAATCACGACGAAAGTAGGATTCTGGGCAGCCCCCTGCGGAAATCTTTTTTCTTACCTGATCGGATGGTGCAAACCCAAGCTGGACGAGTACATTCTTATGGGAGAAGACGCCCCTCACAC AGCACGAGGCATCTATTATCTCTCAACAAACGCACACAAACCGTACGCCCGCGGTCTTCCCGCAAAAAGCCAACAAACGACAAACCGGAAGCGATCGTCCTACCGCCAGTATTGA